The following DNA comes from Hemibagrus wyckioides isolate EC202008001 linkage group LG05, SWU_Hwy_1.0, whole genome shotgun sequence.
TCTGACTGACGTTTCAGTGTCTTTACCTTGGGCTTGCGGAGTTCACTGCCTTTGGTACGGTAGAATAGAGTGAGGTGAAATAGTGCTCAAGATTTGAAGCCTTAAAATGCGACAACAAAGTCTGGCATATCAAGCACAATGGCTTTCCATTTCtttcaacaacaaaaatataaatcctCCCATTCAGATAAAAATGTCCTGTGCTCATCTTCGCATTTATGCTTAGCTGTACTCTTCCCTGACTCTGCCATGACCATTGATACAAACGATACTGCACGTCAATCGTGTTAGTCAGTCGGCTAACGTATGTTAAATCATGCGAGAAGTTgagtaaaaaaattaataaacaaataataataatacatattaaaAATCCAAATTAGATTCAGTaaatgcatttacatacatacccATTTATCGCAAAATGAagttttgacattttaaaaataaattgcgATTGAGATTAAAGAGCCGCACAAGAGCAGCGAAAGAGCTGCAAGTGGCTCGCGAGTCGTGGGTTCGCCACCCCTGTACTACATCAAGTTTACACAGATGAGGTCAAAAATGaatgacattaaataaaaagacaaatttaattgaaatgaattgaaattaaatttgtattaCCCAAATGGAGTCTagcaaatgtaaaatatttaatatcatttttttaaattaatttatttctatttaatcaatttaatcgattatttaatttaatcaatGTAACATATAATGGATATATATTTTACCAAAAAACTGTATTTGTTTCAAGAAAATCACTGAAAAAGAACTATTTCTGGCACAGATCGGGTAGCGtcaacagtggtgaaccggggacagggtcatgggcagtcaagcctcattgatgcacgtggggagagaaggctggcccgtgtgatccaatccaacagacgagctactgttgctcagattgctgaagaagataatactggttctgatagaaaggggtcagaatacacagtgcaggacagtttgttttGTATGGAGCCGCATAGCCACAGGCCGGTCAGGTGCCCGTGCTGACCCCTGTGTACCGCCGAAAGCAGCAACAATGGACACGTGAGCATAAGAACTGGACCTCAGAGCAATGGCAGAAGGTATCctagtctgatgaatcatgtggatggccgggtgcatgtgcgtctcttacttgaggaacacatggcaccaggatgcactatgggaagaaggtgagcTTTGGACTGTGCTGAGTTGTGAAATGTGTGGCAGGTGAATAGTTCTCAGCAGTAAATACGTTCATTCTTGCAAAAATTAGCAAATATCAAAGGTTCCTAGTTTTGACCCATGTGTGTATAACTGATGCATAAATACAAAAACTGTTTCTTTATAAAGTAAGAAAGGGAAACTAAACAAAATGATTTGTGATAATCAATACctggaataataaataataaaataaaagtttttaaagaTTCAGCAAAGACGCATTCAGCCATGATTGAAATAACACAGGGAATGAATACGGGTCAGTTATGCCCATGTTGTGCATTAGATGGGTAGtggtacaaaaataatttttattcaaaatgtaAGAAAGGAAAGATTAAAATAAGGATTTGTGATGATCAGGAACAAGTTAATTGAGGAATACCTGTAATACTGAATGATGAAATTAATTTCTTGCAAagattatcattattattatcctcCACTTTTCAGCACCCTCAGAAAAAAAAGGTGGATACCACAAAAATACTTTATATCTTTATACCTGtattatatatatctttatatctgagtttatattttaaaaacgtgaagaaaattaataaaataaataaataatcaatagtAAACAATGCTGCAAATGCTAATCATGCTAATGTTAAATCAGGTCAGTGTGACACAAAATGGCGGACACGGATCAAATCCCCTCTATTGACACAAATTCACCAAAACTGTAGTAATATTTAAGGgataattattacattttcctCACTTTTTACCCtcactttaaaaaacaaacccacaTTTAGCTTCCATGCTACGGGTTTCACTTAAACCAGCTACATTAGTTAGTAAACTCTGTGTAGTTGGTAGCACTGGAGGATGTAATTGATGTTTGTAGTAAAACTGTGTAAAAGTGAGGTTTTATTGAGGTGATTTTATCGATAGTAAGTGAATATAATGCGGTGTTAACGGCGTCCTTTCGCCTCAGAGCCTCGCGCCAATAAACCGTGTGTCGCTTCAGCAGCACTGAGATACAGAGCGGGAGCTGCTACGGAGCTGCTACGACTGACGGTGTAACAACGCCGTAATATGATTGGCTCCCGCGCCGAATGACTGACACAGTACCCGCCTTCGACACGCCCacatttaaaagttttttttttcacccaggTTTATATAGAACGCTAACCTGTCAGAGAATGCTCGGTGACGTCACGGGATCTGACGTGAGGACAAAATCCGACTACTGGTCATTTAATGTATTATCCACATTACAGCAGAGGTAAGCCCCTacactcattattattattattattattattattattattattattattattattattatgatcatgTGAACTCAGTGCAGCTGTGTTTTTGTAGATAAAACAAGAAGATGGGAAATTCACAGTCACGTGATTCAAAGGTGAGTCAAGTGGATGTGAATCAGTTGGAGCAGAAACAGGATGTACTTTCATTTGATTCTGGGACTGAAACTGAGTGCTAATATTTATGCTCACTGCTGTAGTTATTAAAAACTGCTCAAACTGCTAAGGCACTGAACCTGCTGTAAAATGTCTGTGTGCTCTCTGTAGAAAAGTGAGGACAGGAGAAGTAGCAGGTGTGGACCTGCTGGAGCGTCCACTCTGGACCCCGCGCCTGACCAGAGACAGCGGTGTTTCAGAGACATTTTGGACCTGGTTCTTCAGCTGAGTGATGAGTACGCTCTATCTCTGACTCTCAGTAAcgttttattcagtttatttacacTTGAATCCAATATTAGATGctgattttttctctctctctgggtgggtgtgtgtgtgcgtgtgtgtgtgtgtgtgtttaaagggaATGGAAAGCCGTGAGCAGGGACATGGAGAAGGAGGTAAGAGCGTGAGAATAAGGAATAATGAAGAGGGTGTAAATATAAGAAGGAGTTGATTGATCTGGCTAATGAAGAGATGAATCAGTGTATTGTGTAATATTCTATTGGCTTTATTGATGTGAGAAACAGTCAGATTCAGTCATGTGTAAATCTCTACAGTTATTTAGAGTAGTGTTATTCATTGTTATGTGAAGATAATGGGTTTGAAGGACAGCAGAGTTCAGGAACTGCTTTCATTTGTTTAAAGACATGGTAATGTCACTGATCACATTCATATTCAACAAGctgatcttttttttacttcaaaaGGTCTCAAGGTTGGAGTTTGCCTCTGATTGTTCGGAAATCTTGACCACATCATTGTCTGCTGTCATTCAACATTTACTGAAGCCTCTCCGCAAAAGTTTCGGGATCGAGGCGATTCTGGAGGCCAACGACAAACTGAAGAAAATGGAGTCGAAATTGAGCAAGTGCTCTTCCTCAGACACCTCAGCTCAAAGGTAAACTTTATCGATTTCACACTTAATATTCAGAAGGATCAATTTTACTGCACTGTTTAGACAACACCTGATCAATCAAGAGTCCAGGGTTTGGCAGCACGGTGGTGAAATTACTAATCACATGGGTTTTCTGTCTTTTATCATCAATTggctgttcatgtgtgttttttgaTGTGAAAATAATCTTCattcttttctgtttgtttatgaaGTTCCCCTGCAGAGGCGTCTGACTTCATCTGTGAGCTCTCTCAGAGAATCGTCACAGAAATTAAAAGTGCAATGCTGGGGGCCATCCGGAGTATGGCATCAGGACAGAGGCCAAGCTGCTCCGCGAGGGCTTCATCATCTGTAGGAGATCCGATCTCACCACTAGATGACCTCAGCATCGCATGCACTAATGAGATCTGTGAAAGGATCCTGGCTCTGTATCTCTCTGAAGAGGGTGTCAGACCTGGAGGAGAGACAAGTTCAAGACAATCACTAAAGTCCCACCAGGAGGTCAATGGAATAATGAAAGGCTTGGAAGAAGTTGACCCCAGCAGGTCCTCTTCCTGGTCTACTGTAAAGATCTTGATCTCTGAGATTGTGTCCAACATGCCTACTGATGGTGCTTTATCAGCTCCTCAGGGTGAGAGACCTTTCAGTGATCAGTTCATGAGCAAAGCAACACAAGTGGTCAGTGAAGTTCTTCAGAAAACGGAACAAAAACTCGCTGCCTCAGTGTTGCCCCAAACCTCCATCCATGCCTCCAGTGAGACAGAACTGAATTTCCTGATGGACCTGGTCAGGAGCTCCGTCGCCTTAGAGAACATTCAGTCTACCGCTGCTGGACAGTTCCTCAATAATGATATCCTGGTGAAGAAGTTATCTTCATACTTTTCCACAGGTTTAATTAGCGAGAAAGGCTCTAGATCCAGCAGAGCATCGTCATTGAGGTCGTCAGTAGATCTGGATCGAGTGGCTTTTGATATCATAAAGAGTGTGATCAATGGAGCAGCTCTGGACTTTGGACTGTTTGATGTGGAAAACGGAATGGAAGCTTGGGTAGGTGAAGCTCAGGTCAGTGATGCTGATGCTCACTCAGCTCCCTACTCAATGAGCTCCTCAGGCTTTTCCTCAAAACTCCAAAGTCTCTTTGCTCTTGAAGATCAAAAGAGTGTGCAGCAGGTTATAGATGCAGACAGGAAGCCTCTGCCTTCAGCCCAAAACAGGCCATACGTTTCTTGCCACATTCTCAATGTGGTGCGTGATCGGCTGAAGGCTTTCTTTATTTCCTCAACTACAAGTGCTGCTGATGATAAACGGACAGATGCATCAGTGAGCGATGGGGATCGTGTTGTTCCCATCCACATCTGTGACAATGGCATGGTTCATGAGCTAACAGAGCCGGACAACCTTTCTCCAGAGGAGATGATACGGCAACGAGCGCATGACATGACAGACACTATTGCAAATCTCCTCCTGAGGAACGTGGCTAAAACAAGAAATGTTGTCCGGAGTGCATCTGATTCTGCTCTAGATAGAGGGAACAGCTCGGTACAATTCACCCAGTTTCCTTATGAGCTGGTTTACATGTTTGTAGAGCAGTCCACCAAAACCTTAGTGCAGAATGTGCTAAATGCTGGGTTTAGTGGGGATACCGAAATACAGGAAAGCTGCTCCATGAACAAATCAATCAACTGTGCATCTACTCCAGCACTCTGGGATCATGAAACTTCCTTGATGTGGTCTCTGAAAAATTTGTACTCCAAGTCTTCTCAGCAGGTATCAGCAGGTTCTTCCAGCTTGTTTCCTCGTGCTGCCGTGGAGGAGAATCTGGAACATCAGAACGTCATTGATGAGCAGAACCAACCTGGCCCGAGCTCTCACGTTCAAGGAAGCGATGGAGGCTCCTTATATTCAGCAGCTGAGAATCAGGAGAGGAAAAGGCAGCTTGGATTTCGCTTCATTGTGAAGAAGAAAACGGTTGTGATCAGACGTCCCGTTAAGGTATGCAGGACTTTTTCCCCCAAATGTTCTCCCGAGGTCCTTATTTGTAGTTATTCACAATCGAATGGTTTATTGAACATCAGTCACTGGATTAATCACAGTCTTTAAGGTTGTTAGTTATCTTAGACGTCTAGTTCTGCTTCATGATCTGTCTTTTTATCTTCTAAATTCTCAGCGTCAGAGGAAGCAGAAGAACCGGCGCAGATCCAGAGTTCCTGTGCAACGCGTCGTCCAGCCGAGCATGTCCAACCCTACAGCTGTCCACTACGGTAAGTCTTTAAAATGAAAGGAACCTGTGATTTTTGAGGTTTCCTCCACGTGTCCTTTAGAGTAGAACAGGTATTTTTGACCTTCATCACTACTCTGTATCCTGATAAcaaatgatgatgatcatgtttGTTTATGAAGTTAGCTAATGATTTTTAATGAGTTTGATGATCATGTTGAAGAGTTTTAGGTTTTTTCCGTTCCTGCGTCATGTGTCCTGATAATCAGCTAAAACAGCAGGTTCGGTCATTTTGCTGTAactctgcttcttctcatctgcagCTTCAGACGCACAATCGAGGACCTCGCGGGCGCTCTTCAAGAACACTCGCAGAACGCTGAGCAGGATCTTCTCCAACATCTTTAAGACCTTCACCTGCTGCTTTATCCCTGACACCGCTCTGTAAACTGGTCAGGGTAGACCTGTGTCCGGTGATCATTAACCAAGTTACCATGGTAACAGGCGGCAGTGACAGAAAGACAACCGAacggaaaaaataaaaataatgtttttttctggtttttataaaacatttatctttAAAATGTATTCTAGTTTGAAATCACTTTCTACAGATATGAATGACTTTACATCCTTGTGTTTATTCGTGAAGATTTTTCAGTGATTTTCAGTTTACAAGTGTGCCTTCTATAAATTCTGTTTTTAATAGATTCTTATTTAAAGCACTCTTATAGTGTCACAAAAAACCTTTATcacatggatggatagatagatagatagatagatagatagatagatagatagatagatagatagatagatagatagatagatagatagatagacctcatgagggaaattcttgttacagcagcttagacaGTAACAAGATACAACATACACATATctctcaacaacaaaaaaaactcgGGACAAAGAATAGCAACAGCATCACTGAGGCACTTGTGAACAAATTCCGCTTCAAGGAATGGCTTGTTTGCACGAGCAATGTTCCATGTTAGCTGATATGACGCTTAACTTGTCATATACAgcatctcattattattatggacGTAACAGAGATTGTTGGGGTCTTTGGTGTGAGTATTTTcgtattcttaaataaataaataaataaataaataaataaataaataaataaataaataaataaatttgggGGGAAATGAGTTTGTCTATGAGATTTTGACTGATGGttttcttagtctgtgacctagtgaaccagtatcaatATCTATTCATTGACAGAGACTTCTCTATGTTGGTTTTGTAAgccgctctggataaaggcttCAGCCGAacgccataaatgtaaatgtattgcagtcagcttgctttgctaatctgcCGACAAAGCTAATACAAAGCCTAGCATTTTACACATAGATTGAACAACTAACAGCATTGAACAAACTAATCACTAGTTAGCTTTAGGCAGAAGTAGCAGTTTCTATGACCCAAGCAACTTGCTAGTGCCTGCTTGTGTGAACCTAGGGTCATACATTTAACAGCTACTGTGGTGTTCATACAGTGATCACAAATATTCTATGTGCTTACTGAGAATACCAGCTCTTAAATACATCAGAATGACATGTAGATCGTTTTATATGCTGTACCATGCAGgctattttacatattttgaaAATACAAAAGTACAGAGCACAAAAAATGTGTGGCAGTGTTTTTCTCTGACTGTCAAATCcaaattttaaaagaaatgtcaAACTGGTGCATAAAAAAACCTGTTCATCACTGTCCAAAACAGTCGTAGGATTTAATCTCAGAAAGTTTCTGTTACCACTTTACCTGAGTTTGAATTCTTTGCAGAGCTAGACTATGGAACAGAGCTGGTGGAAAGTAGTATGAGATGAGGatgacaaatacacacatcctGTGCAGGATGACTCAGTCTTAAGAGACCTGATTATAGTGCCAGCTTAGAGCTACCTGAGAGCAATACATTACAGGTTTTTCATATTCAGCACGACTACAGTTACACTGATCCACTGACTTGGATCACTTCTGTCAGTTGATACCTGTTTCACATGAGCTGTCAGTAAGATATTCTACTCACAGTGAGGTATtccctctctcatctctctccctctctctcgtctcactctttctgtctctttctgtgacACAGTCATCCATCTCCATCAGTCAAAACCCCAGCAGGAAGTGGCGATGCTACACTACTGCTATAGGTTCTGGACATTTTGAAGCAAGATGAATTAGAGACCCAGTCAGACATTTGGACAGATGGGAGTTGGAGGGAGATAATGAAGGAGGGAGGAAATGAGAGAATGATGGAGGATTAAATTATTTGACAGGCACTATCACAGCCGCTGTACATCAGCATAAGCAGGATAGAGTAATCCTCCAGAACATTTGTTGTCAGAAAAATAAGACTCACTGCTGAACTACAGTAAGTTACATAAGGCTCGGCTCTGTAATAAACAATAACGACAAGAATAAAGCATTTCAGTTAAATAATCTTTGTGGTTTGATGATTTATTTAGCAAAAAATCTGTTCTCACACCTCTTCATTTACATTATcaaatctcctcatcatggcacctgttagtaggtgggatcctcaaagttgatgtgttagaagcaggaaaaatgggcaagtgtaaggatttgagcgagtttgacgaagggccaaattgtgatagctagacgattggatcagagcatctccaaaactgcagctcttgtggggtgttcctggtctgcagtggtcagtatctatcaaaagtggtccaaggaaggaacctgaggaaaaaggaaaaagataCTTGCAGCATTTAAACACCAACTTCGTCGTCCTCTTCTCACTAGAGTGATCTCTGTTCACGCAAACATCGCTGAAGAAATAATTGCTGATTATTTCAGTCTGTTCTGTTcccggtttttttttttttgctattaatGTCTTTTATTAGCTGCAGCGTATTAAATCTGTAGGACATGATCATTTGTCAAGGAGGGTCTTAGATTACaagatacattttaaatgtgtatATCTATGGCTCAAGAATTTAAATGACAAAGAGACCAGCAGTCGTAAAAATTGATTATAATCCATTAAAGCGTTGCAGTAATCTAGCTTGTTAGTAGTCTCCTCGAATAAGCCGTAATGTAGCACTTTGctataattttctttttatgcGTTCCTCGACATGTGAAGTAACCTTAAAGGGTAGGTCTTGTTGAgttctttaatatatattacatttgaaAGTTATATTGAATTTGAAAGTTTAATGCCTTATAtctaaaaaattttaaaaattttagATATAATATAATCTTTTAGATAATCTTTCCTCACCAAGCTAGATATTATTTTCGATTTTTATACCAAGGTCAGAATAATTATAGACCGGGAGAAGCggttaaatattttttcccttCTGTTTACAGAGCATGTGCAGCCACAGAGAGCCTAGTTTTTCCTCAGAACAAACATCTTATTGACAGCTGCGAGGAGAATTCAACCAAGTGTTCTGACTCAAAAATCCCTGAACCCTGTCTGTGAGTGcttgtgggggagagagagagagagagagagagagagagagagagagagaaagttgttAATAACCACCTTGCTCGGTCATTGTATCCAATCTGTATTATTATCTAGCGTATTTAATAACACTGTGATTATGTGATAAAAGCCTGCTATTAAGTTTTGATTTAATAAAGTGTTGAACACTAATGAACGGTAATTGTTGAGTATCTAAACCAGCTTTACTGTGCCAGTGAAGCAGTGGAatttgtggagtgtgtgagtagaTAATTTTactctgtaaatatttttttccactgcaTATGTAAAATGGTTAGGTGGAAGTGATGGAGAACAAATGAGAAATGGCATGTGTGGTATGGATGTAAACAATATGAATATGTCATTTGGAATGTCCtgtaaacagatacaaatacagataccAAGAGGAAGCACAGTATTTGGTTTTCATTTGTTGTTTTAGAAAGCTTGTCAGGAAGGTCCAAGGGGCATGTGGGTGAGACTAGAGCTGTGCATCGGGACTGAGATCCTGAGGGATGCCACTAAATAAGTCAGTCAAGGTGGAGGTTTTTACTTGTGCAAGAGCGAGCAGCCAGATATGAAGAACGCAGAAGGAACAGcttggtcagggttgtggaagttcagaaagaaaaaagcctTTTTTATTCGTGACATATATACaatatcagccataacattatgacccttCACTAcgaccaagatgttagcagcagatccaatGTTAGCAGTTCCCCAGGTAAATGACATACATGCACCCGGCCAGTTCTGATGCCCATTGTTAGCGCTTTCTGTGGAgcacaggagtcagcatgggcaccctgactggtctgcggcgatgcagccccatacacaacaaactgtcatgcactgtgtattctgacacttttctatcagaaccagcattaacatcttcagcaatttgagcaacagtagctcgtctgttggatcggatcacacgggccagctttcgcTCCTAACATGCACCAATGAGCCTtcgccacccatgaccctgtcgccggttcaccactgttccttccttggaccactttttatatagatactgaccactgcagaccaggaacaccccaaaagagctgcagttttggagatgctctgatccagtcgtctagccatcacaatttggcccttgtcaaactcgctcaaatccttacacattcccatttttcctgcttctaacacatcaactttgaggacaaaatttttaaaatgctgcctaatatatcccacccactaacaggtggcacctgtcagtggtcataatgttatggctgatcagtgtctATATCGTGCCTCcagaaagtattcacccccAGGGTGGATCATTATTTCACTTTTGGTGGATCATTATTTCACAATGCAACATCAGATTTAAGTAGATTAGAATACTTTTGGAGTGACTTGctacaaaaaataattaaatcagtGATCCTCATTCAAAAgtaactgcactgtaacacataaTTGATCAGCGTTCACTCCCCAGATTCAATACTTTAGATTGCCCTTGTGCAGCAATTtcagttttgtgttttctcgGGTGTTTATCTATGAGAAACATCTTCATTATGTTATTTTCTCCGATTCAATTTCCCATCATGGCACAGATTTTTCACTGAAATTAAGTCTGGGCTTTTTACCATTCCAGAACGAAAACCATCTTTTTCACTAATTCGAATTTTGTCACATGCCTTCTAGCAAATTCCGCCATGCAATCATGTTAGACTTCCTCAGAAGTGGTTTCCTTTGTGCCACTCCTGCATAGACCCAGGGTCTGTTAAGAGCTGCTGATATTGTTCTCCTATTTAACTCACTGAGCTCTGTAACTTCTGTGCTGTAGCTAGCCTGTTGATACTTATGTGACATTTGCTCTTCTCAACCTCAAAGCTTCAGTTCCCTAATCTGCATGACAGAAGGACTAACTAATCTGCTATTTTAGCTGTGTGGTATTTAGTTTACAAATGGACATGTTTAACATATAGAGCATGAGTGCACAACGAAAATTGAATACTAGTCCTAATTTAGGccgtcaaaaaaaaaattatgtgatAGTCACTTCAAGAGAGGCACAACAAATCCCAATCTAATATACATTTGATGCTGCAATacaacaaaaatgaaataatcgCCAGGGGATGAATATTTTCCTAAGGCACTGTGCATTGCATTGCAGTGATGTTCTCTTTTTCACAGATCCCTGGAAGTTGGTGTCAGACTGCAGAGTCAGCCTTAAGACAGATCCCCTGGAGCAGACGGGGTTCAGTGTCTCGCTTAAGAGGCGAaaaagtgtcagtgtgttggaaTGGGAAATGCATTGTAGCCCTTCGATGCCACTTGTTATCTTCTTGTGGGCAAAATACTACATTCACGCCTTATTAAGACGCGGCGATTATTCAATTATCTTGTTCCCTTGTGTTACTAAATCGTGACCATGACTTAACGATCCCATTCCCATGCCTGACTAAGTCATGGCCAGCACTTCAGGATCAAATTGCCatgtgttaatgttttatttattgttaaaaggGGATGTCACAAGCAGGGCAGTATAATGTTGCATTTAGAggttggcaaaaaaaaaacgtttactGGTTTAACTTTCCATGAAAAGAAGGTGAATAAACAGAGATACTGTTGCAGAATTACATGACAATTGAGCGCATTACTCTAACTACGTTTCCCAGTAGTCTTTGCGACAGGCCGGCTGCCGTAAAGCGACGCTGTTATGGTCCGACGGTGACGTTTGCAAATCTGGCGTCTGTACTTATCGCAGTGTTGGATTTAGGCTGGGAGTGCCTTGCAGCAAAGCGAGTGTATTCTCCGTACACGTCAACGTGTAACGTGTGGAAACGGATATATAATCGCTGAAACCCTGGACTGACACGTTGGACGGCTGTTTCGAGTCTCACGACCATCCGAGTCGATCAAAATTCTTTCTCGAGGCCTAGTGGAAGAAGTGAATCCTCGGGCTAACCTGCGCGCTCCGGCCGGGATGACAGGACACGGTGCCGGGGAGAACTGTTGATGTCCTACGCTAATCTTGCCCTCAAGAGGGCAAGCACCTGAACTCAGAGAGGTTGTTTAAAAGCCGATCGATTGTCATTTGATAAAAACAACGAAGCAACATGTTTAATGCCATACCGAGGGACAAAGTTCTTGCTAGCTAGTAGGCTAACGTCAGCAGTGGCTTGAGTCATATTCAGTTATGACGGTTTTAATGAGTGTAGGTGTGTAAATGGTGTGTCGTGTAATTGTTACCTTCCTCTCGTACAAGCCTTTCATTAAGAGACTTATTTAATCCCCAGAGTGATTTAAACTAGAAAGACTGAAAACCTCATCAGCTTTACATGACTTTTTTAGTAAAGTTAGCGAGTTAGTGACGTCATTTGCATTCGTGTTTTTCTATTTCTCTTGAAAATTACGAGACAAGACACCTCTTGTAATGTTACTGAGAGGGCTTTCTGACtgaaagctctgacactggagacttcttacaTAAAACTTCGCTATTTCTTATTAGTCTTAGATGATCTAGCCATACAAATCCCTCTGAATGTGCTTAGACTTCTTTTAGAAGTGAGTGATAATATACAGGTTTCATGTTCTTATCCACACCACAGTAAAATTTggtgtacaatttttttttttttttatcagcgaATCTCACACATCatagatgaaataaataatgagtaAGTTGAAAAATTGATGTAATTCTGTTTATATCTCTCCAATACAGGAAACGTATGCAGTTTTCTGATGACGCTGCCATGTTCTTTATGGATGTCAGGGTTTGAAGTCACTCTGAAGGCTCTGACCTCTGGGCGCTGGTGATACGTGCCGCACTCGAGGCTCTGATTAGCACACACTTCTAAGTGAAGACGAGTCAAACCTGACAAACATGAACCGATATCTGCCGGTGGCGCGGCAGCACTTCCTGACTGCTTTAGCCAGCACTAGTGTGGTGGTGAAATGTATATGTGCCACAGTGTTTGTGCTTTACCTCGTCTCATGGCTGGCGGACACACGTGTGGCTCTCGGAATCACACCCGGATACCTCTTTCCTCCCAACTTCTGGATCTGGACTCTGTTGACACACAGCGTGGTGGAACAGCACGTGTGGGACCTT
Coding sequences within:
- the LOC131353317 gene encoding uncharacterized protein LOC131353317; translation: MASGQRPSCSARASSSVGDPISPLDDLSIACTNEICERILALYLSEEGVRPGGETSSRQSLKSHQEVNGIMKGLEEVDPSRSSSWSTVKILISEIVSNMPTDGALSAPQGERPFSDQFMSKATQVVSEVLQKTEQKLAASVLPQTSIHASSETELNFLMDLVRSSVALENIQSTAAGQFLNNDILVKKLSSYFSTGLISEKGSRSSRASSLRSSVDLDRVAFDIIKSVINGAALDFGLFDVENGMEAWVGEAQVSDADAHSAPYSMSSSGFSSKLQSLFALEDQKSVQQVIDADRKPLPSAQNRPYVSCHILNVVRDRLKAFFISSTTSAADDKRTDASVSDGDRVVPIHICDNGMVHELTEPDNLSPEEMIRQRAHDMTDTIANLLLRNVAKTRNVVRSASDSALDRGNSSVQFTQFPYELVYMFVEQSTKTLVQNVLNAGFSGDTEIQESCSMNKSINCASTPALWDHETSLMWSLKNLYSKSSQQVSAGSSSLFPRAAVEENLEHQNVIDEQNQPGPSSHVQGSDGGSLYSAAENQERKRQLGFRFIVKKKTVVIRRPVKRQRKQKNRRRSRVPVQRVVQPSMSNPTAVHYASDAQSRTSRALFKNTRRTLSRIFSNIFKTFTCCFIPDTAL